The following nucleotide sequence is from Cellvibrio sp. PSBB006.
TGGCGCCGTACCGGGAGGGGTGCCTGCAAAGCGCAGCGGCACGACATCTAACACGCGATCTGGTGACCTTTTTCAGCGCCCGCCGCTAGCCCGAAACGACCGTGTTTTGTAGGCAAAGTTCAGATCCCTCTGTTAAACTGCCAGCATCTTGCCGTTTGCGCTTCAAGCCCCGTTTTGTGGGGGTGCAACGTGGTTTTTACCGACTTTAATCAACCCGTTACAAAAGGCCCGTTGCGCTTTTTGATGGAATGTTCAGTATGTATTCAAAAGAAAAAATATACGGTTTCCTCCAGGAAACCCTGGTCTCGCTGTTCGAGATCGAACCTGCTGCTATTACCCCCGACGCAAATCTCTATGAAGATCTGGATATCGACAGCATTGATGCCGTTGACCTCACCGTAAAACTGAAAGAGTTTACCGGCCGGCGTATCCAGCCTTCGGATTTCAAACAGGTCCGCACCGTACAGGACGTGGTGGATGCGGTGTATGAGCTACTCAATAAACCTGAGGTGCCTGACGCCGAGACTGAGCAAGGCTGATCAATGGCGGTACTTGCTGAGAAAACCTCTGGCCCTGCGCACCTGCCCTACGTGGTCAGTGCCCGTGTAGCCGGTTTGCGTGCCGACCTGCAGTTGCAGGTCGATGCAAACCTGGGTTGCTTTGAGGGGCACTTCCCCGGTTTCCCGATCCTGCCGGGGGTTGTACAGATCGACTGGGCAGTGGCTTGCGCGCGGGATTTCCTCGCCTTGTTACAGCCGGTCAAAACCCTGGACCGCCTTAAATTTACCAACCCGATTCAGCCGGGAATGCGCCTTGAACTCACCATAGAAATGGATGAGTCCGGCGATTGTGCCCTCTTTCGCTACCACGCCGGCGACACGGTCTTCTCCGTCGGGCGCCTGAATTATGTCTGAGTCGGCCTTCCGTCCCTGCGCCATTATTCCCGTCTACAACCATCAACAACGTATTGGCGCTGTGGTGGCTCGTCTGCTTGAACACCAGCTCGATTGCGTATTGGTCGATGATGGCAGCGAGCCGGGATGCGCCGCCGTGCTGGCTGACATCGCGCAGCAACATGCCGGTGTCACCTTGTTACGGTTACCGGTGAACAGCGGTAAAGGCGCTGCCGTTTGTTTCGGCCTGCGCCACGCTTATGAGGCGGGCTACACCCACGCCCTGCAAGTCGATGCCGACGGCCAGCACGACCTCAATGATGTCCCGCTGTTTTTAACCGGCGGACGCGAACACCCCACCGCCGTCATCAGCGGTTGGCGCAGCTACGACCAGATGCCGCCAGCGCGCCGTCGCGGACGCAAACTCACCGACTTCTGGGTCTGTGTTAACAGCCTGTCGCGCCAACTCAAAGATTCCATGTGTGGCTACCGTTTGTATCCGCTGGCCGCCACCATGCAACTCTTACTAAAACACCGCATCGGCGCACGCATGGATTTCGATACCGACATCCTCGTGCGTTTGTATTGGCAGGGCGTGCCGGTGAAAAATATTCCCACGCACATTGTCTATCAGGATGATATCGCCTCCCACTTCGATATCCTGCGCGACAACCTGCGCATCGCCTGGATGCACACCCGGTTGTTCCTCGGCATGCTGCGCCGTTTTCCGCGGTTGGTCATGCGCAACCCTCACGAGTAATCTTGCGTAGGAAACGGATTATGTACGCTACCGAAACCGACATCCTGGTGCCCTTTCACGATGTGGATTCCCTGCGCGTGGTGTGGCACGGCCATTATGTGAAGTACCTTGAGATAGCGCGCTGCGAATTTCTTGATTCTCTGGGCTATAGCTACGCCGCGATGGAAGAAACCGGTTATGCCTGGCCGGTGATTGATATGCGCTTGAAGTATGTGAAGCCGTTGCATTTTGGCCAGCGGGTTCGTGTGCGTTGTACTTTGCGGGAATGGGAGTATCGGTTGAAGCTGGATTATTTGATCAGTGATGCGAAGACGGGTGAGCGGTTGACGAAGGCGTATACGATTCAGGTGGCGGTGGATCAACAGACGGGTGTGATGTGTTTTGAGTCGCCTGGGGTGTTGCGTGAGCGATTGGAGGCGGTGATTGGGAGATTGCCGGATTTTTGATGGTGCCAATAGCGGGACGGCCAGTGTAGCCGCTAAACCGACCGGTCTTGGCTAGAACCCCTATCAATTCGCCATAGGTTGTGCGATGACCAAAATTAATAAGATTATTTTTTTCTCGCTAGGTTTTTTTTTCCATTATTAGCGATGTTGCATTCGCCAACAGCGAAGAAAATGCGATACAAAACGTTGTTCAACAACTCAACTCAGCAACCGTCATCCACGGAAAATTCGAGCAACAAAAACAACTGCAAGGTCTCGACTACCCGCTTACCTCATCCGGCCACTTTATCTTCTGGAAAGAGAAAGGGCTCTACCTCGCCAGCGACACACCCTTCTTCAACGCCAGCACCATCACGCTCGACAATATCATCCACTGGCAGGAAAACGGCACGGGCAGTATCTCGGAAGAACAAAGCGGATTGATTCAGCGCGAGATCAGCCGCACTTTACTCGCGTTTTTCAGTGCTGACGTAGCATTGATTGAAGAACGGTTTACCACGGAATGGCAATTTGACGGCAAGAATTGGCAGCTGTTACTGACGCCGCGTCATGACATGGTGCGTAAGCAAATGCGCAGCGCCGAGTTGCGCGGTGAAGACTATATTGAATCCCTGCGTATCGTCGGTGAAAATGGTGATGTGACACAATTGAATTTTACCGACATCAACAGCAGTGATTCACCCACGCCAGAACAATGCCGCTGGTTTTATCTCGATGATGTAGCAACGCATTGCGCAGCCGCGCCTTGAGCGCAGGGTAAATAACAGCATGGTTACCACGCGCAGTATTCGACATTCCCTCTTCGTTACCCTGTTTGCACTGGTCAGTGTGTTTGCCGGTGTATTGTTGGTGCAACAGCTACATCGCGGTCTGGTGCTGGAGACGGATCTGCAGGCGTTATTTCCCCGCGATGAAGACAGCCACCTGATCAATCGTGCCAGTGATCGGTTGACCGAAGAATTCGGCAATCAACTTTTATTGGCGGTGAGCGCTGATGAACGTGAGCAGGCCTTGCAGGCGGCGGATATCTTGCAGCAGGCAATTGTCGACAGCGGTTTTATGCAGGCGCAGCAGGATGAGCAATTGGAATCGCTTGCCGAGCAGCAAGCATTGTTGCAGGAACATCGCTTTCATTTGTTGGCTGATACACAGCGAGATTGGCTGCAACAGAATAATCAACAGGCGTTAGTGCGTCGCGCGCAGCAAGCATTATTCGGATTTTCTGCCGGTGCGGTCTTGTCGCCCGCGCAGGACCCTATGGCGTTGTTCGGCGATTATGTGCAGCGCTTGCAACCTTATGTTCCCGGTGAAATTGTTGACGACCGTTTGTTGATCGCCACGGATAAAAAAATACTGGTCATCATCTCGGCCAGCTTGCAAGGCGATGCCTTTAATCTCGCGATTCACGACCAATTATCGCACTGGCTGACAACACTTAACGAAACATTTACGGCAAATTCGAAAACTGCCGGCGTCAATCTCTTGATGTCCGGTGCGGTGTTCCATGCGGCAGAAGCATCGGCCAGCGCGCAGCGCGAAGTCACTATTATCAGTCTCGGTTCGACGCTGGGTATTTTATTGTTGTTTTTGCTGAGCTTTCGCCGCATCAAGCCGCTGCTATTCAGTTTTGCTTCGGTGATGTATGGCAGCGCGGTGGCGTTGGCAATCAATCATTGGCTGTTCAATGAGTTGCATTTGATGACGCTGGTGTTCGGTGCGAGTTTGATCGGCGTGGCTATTGATTATGCGTTGCATTATTTGTGTAAACATCAACAACTATCCTTGTCGCCGCACAATCTTGCACGTGAGTCGGTATTGCAGCGTTTGCTGCCGGCGTTGAGCCTGGGCTTGCTGACGTCGCTACTCGGTTACAGTTGCCTATTGCAAGCGGAGTTACCGGGTCTCCGGCAGATCGCCAGTTTTTCATTGGTCGGTCTGGCATCGGCCTGGTTATTTGTGGTTGCGGTTTTTCCTCTGGTTTTTCGTGCAGCCTTGCCGCAACCCTCACCGGTTGTTCAGCAAATGGCGAGCTGGTCCTGGCGTGCCTTGCCGGCCTTAAACAAAACACAGCGATGGATTGTCGGTACGATTTTACTGGTGGGGCTGGCGTTGCTGTTGATCCAATTGCGCCTTGGTAGCGACCTGCGTTTACTCTATCAGCCGTCGCCGGATTTGTTGCAGTCGGAAAAAACACTGCAGCAGAGTTTGCAGGGGTTTGCGCCCAATCAATATTTTTTGGTGCGCGCGGCGACGCCGGAAGCGGTGCTGCAAAAAGAAGAACAATTCCGTCGCGAACAGTTGGCGCCATTGCTGGCAAAAAATGCGCTGCGTGGTTACGCAGCGACAAGCCTTATCGTGCCCTCGCGTGAACAACAACAGACCTTTTATCAGTTACAGGAATCGCTTTACGGCGAACAGGGGCTGGCGACAGATTTTATGGCTCGCGCTGGCTTTGATGCCGAGGCGGTTCAGCGTCTGCAGCAGGCATTCCGCTCGGCCAAAGGCCAATGGCTTGATGTCCCGGCCTGGCTGGCGGTGGCGCGCCCTGATCAGCGCTTGCTATGGTTGGGTGAGGTAGATGGGGCTTATGCCAGCGTCATCGCGCTGCGCGGTGTTGCCGATGTGCAGGCACTGGCGGCTGCGGCACAGCAGGTGGAAGGCGTGATATGGGTGGATCGGGTGGCAGATATGTCGCGTATTCTCAAACACCTGCAACGCTCAGCCATGTTGTTGTTGGCGCTGGCTTACCTTGCGGTGGTGGGGTTGATGTGGCTGAGCTTCCGCCGTGTGCAGGCCACGCTCTTGGTATTGGTACCCCTGGCGGCGACGGCTATTACGCTGGCGCTACTCACCGCCTGCGACGTGGCTATTAACCTGTTCCACGTATTTGGCTGTTATTTAATTCTGGGACTGGGGATGGATTACAGCATCTTTGCCTATCAATCCGGAGCCAGTGATGAAAGCTGCCGTCGCGCAATCCTGCTGTCGGCGCTGACCAGCGGCCTGTCTTTCGGATTGCTCGCGCTCAGTTCGACGCCTATGGTGAGTGCATTCGGCATCACATTGTTGTTGGGCAGTCTGTGCAATCTGCTGCTCGCGCCGTTATTGAGTCGTCTGCGTCCGGGATCGGAGGCTGAATCGTGATCAAGACAAGCAAGTTGTGCCAACTGATGTTATTGCTGCTGGCGATGGGCGGCTGCGCCTTGTGGGGCACGCCGCGCTTTCCTCTGTTGGTGATGAATAGCGAGTACTCACAATTGGTGGCGCAACAGCAATGGCTTGTCCATCAGCACGACAAGGATTATCGCTTACAGGTTGTGGTACAGATCAATGATGCCCGTTGGACCCTGGTGTTTATGGACAGCCTTGGTCAGCGTCTGGCGACCTTGGTACAGGATCAGGCGGGTCTTGA
It contains:
- a CDS encoding outer membrane lipoprotein carrier protein LolA, whose protein sequence is MQNVVQQLNSATVIHGKFEQQKQLQGLDYPLTSSGHFIFWKEKGLYLASDTPFFNASTITLDNIIHWQENGTGSISEEQSGLIQREISRTLLAFFSADVALIEERFTTEWQFDGKNWQLLLTPRHDMVRKQMRSAELRGEDYIESLRIVGENGDVTQLNFTDINSSDSPTPEQCRWFYLDDVATHCAAAP
- a CDS encoding glycosyltransferase family 2 protein produces the protein MSESAFRPCAIIPVYNHQQRIGAVVARLLEHQLDCVLVDDGSEPGCAAVLADIAQQHAGVTLLRLPVNSGKGAAVCFGLRHAYEAGYTHALQVDADGQHDLNDVPLFLTGGREHPTAVISGWRSYDQMPPARRRGRKLTDFWVCVNSLSRQLKDSMCGYRLYPLAATMQLLLKHRIGARMDFDTDILVRLYWQGVPVKNIPTHIVYQDDIASHFDILRDNLRIAWMHTRLFLGMLRRFPRLVMRNPHE
- a CDS encoding thioesterase family protein, producing the protein MYATETDILVPFHDVDSLRVVWHGHYVKYLEIARCEFLDSLGYSYAAMEETGYAWPVIDMRLKYVKPLHFGQRVRVRCTLREWEYRLKLDYLISDAKTGERLTKAYTIQVAVDQQTGVMCFESPGVLRERLEAVIGRLPDF
- a CDS encoding MMPL family transporter; its protein translation is MVTTRSIRHSLFVTLFALVSVFAGVLLVQQLHRGLVLETDLQALFPRDEDSHLINRASDRLTEEFGNQLLLAVSADEREQALQAADILQQAIVDSGFMQAQQDEQLESLAEQQALLQEHRFHLLADTQRDWLQQNNQQALVRRAQQALFGFSAGAVLSPAQDPMALFGDYVQRLQPYVPGEIVDDRLLIATDKKILVIISASLQGDAFNLAIHDQLSHWLTTLNETFTANSKTAGVNLLMSGAVFHAAEASASAQREVTIISLGSTLGILLLFLLSFRRIKPLLFSFASVMYGSAVALAINHWLFNELHLMTLVFGASLIGVAIDYALHYLCKHQQLSLSPHNLARESVLQRLLPALSLGLLTSLLGYSCLLQAELPGLRQIASFSLVGLASAWLFVVAVFPLVFRAALPQPSPVVQQMASWSWRALPALNKTQRWIVGTILLVGLALLLIQLRLGSDLRLLYQPSPDLLQSEKTLQQSLQGFAPNQYFLVRAATPEAVLQKEEQFRREQLAPLLAKNALRGYAATSLIVPSREQQQTFYQLQESLYGEQGLATDFMARAGFDAEAVQRLQQAFRSAKGQWLDVPAWLAVARPDQRLLWLGEVDGAYASVIALRGVADVQALAAAAQQVEGVIWVDRVADMSRILKHLQRSAMLLLALAYLAVVGLMWLSFRRVQATLLVLVPLAATAITLALLTACDVAINLFHVFGCYLILGLGMDYSIFAYQSGASDESCRRAILLSALTSGLSFGLLALSSTPMVSAFGITLLLGSLCNLLLAPLLSRLRPGSEAES
- a CDS encoding acyl carrier protein, which produces MYSKEKIYGFLQETLVSLFEIEPAAITPDANLYEDLDIDSIDAVDLTVKLKEFTGRRIQPSDFKQVRTVQDVVDAVYELLNKPEVPDAETEQG